One genomic window of Bicyclus anynana chromosome 10, ilBicAnyn1.1, whole genome shotgun sequence includes the following:
- the LOC112043640 gene encoding isatin hydrolase: MFNLIVVLFCAFNSIVFAFVHSPSLNDVLFNGGYDFIDLTHSFDKSTIYWPTMKNFTFTEKFKEISEDGSWYAANNFAAGEHGGTHLDAPYHFNLNGIRVGAIPLDKLIVPLIVADISSKVNDDPNFVLQKHHLDNMLNNNFGKPFYIVFKFGWSKFFDDRDRYLGIQANGTFNFPGLSEEVAEWITSSYKNIVGIGVDTASVDPGSSIDFPVHKIASAAGLFNTENVKLDVTVPDYGCTALILPMKIASGTGAPLRLVAICPKQVPTRF; this comes from the exons ATGTTTAATTTAATCGTTGTGTTGTTCTGTGCATTTAATTCAATCGTTTTCGCATTTGTACATAGTCCGTCTTTAAACGATGTACTATTTAACGGAGGATATGATTTTATTGACCTTACTCATTCGTTTGATAAAAGTACTATTTATTGGCCAACTATGAAAAATTTCACTTTTActgaaaagtttaaagaaattagCGAAGACGGTTCGTG GTATGCGGCTAATAATTTCGCTGCAGGTGAGCACGGTGGTACCCACTTAGACGCACCGTACCATTTTAACCTAAACGGCATACGTGTTGGAGCTATACCTTTAGACAAACTGATTGTTCCCC tcatAGTGGCAGACATAAGTTCCAAAGTAAATGATGATCCGAATTTCGTACTGCAAAAGCATCATCTGGATAACATGTTGAACAATAATTTTGGAAAACCCTTCTACATCGTGTTTAAATTTGGATGGAGCAAATTCTTTGATGATAGAGACAGATATTTGGGAATACAAGCAAATGGCACGTTTAACTTCCCAG GCTTAAGTGAGGAAGTGGCAGAGTGGATTACATCGTCATACAAAAACATAGTAGGTATAGGCGTCGATACGGCCTCCGTGGATCCAGGTTCGAGTATCGATTTTCCTGTACACAAAATAGCATCAGCAGCAGGTCTCTTTAACACTGAAAATGTTAAACTGGATGTAACTGTCCCTG attaTGGTTGTACGGCCCTGATATTGCCGATGAAAATCGCTTCTGGCACTGGGGCGCCTCTACGTCTAGTCGCTATCTGTCCGAAACAAGTACCTACCCGGTTTTAA
- the LOC112043636 gene encoding TAF5-like RNA polymerase II p300/CBP-associated factor-associated factor 65 kDa subunit 5L, with protein sequence MKRTRNDAVKAAVTSYLERRNYPDIDFFNNSSTSRSAEEMAVATIVQYESSRANSILFSCINNDPGNYDVQYTRLVSFIKEIKIENVKNELLGLLTPLLCHMYLEMLRGGHGGAAQMFLKRHSATLPQKDLSYHQPIDGNLPSALYRPNSLEQLFNSLQNGTIDNEAPEKDYMNQLLDDIGSVYTLQEVEARPSIAAFRSCKYDIYLSQDALNMLKAYLAKHSHVLLIQVLQTWFHIDINTDNKKNSEDDEEQPEDEMYMNANCEERLNDKHDIFSKCNGHAEYQSVDKELRELQDAIKGVKESIAPLKLYKIAAPDSHLVCAKTDPCCNVLCGGFDNSEIRLWDIGQSYVKRKINRNISEIELACCIPPEPDTVMDNVFQIGSGLALRGHSGPVQAVSILSREELVLSASHDNTMRAWRLADYSCASIYRGHNYPIWCMDVSKNGLFIVTGSHDKTAKLWSLDRTFPVRVFVGHTSDVICVKFHPNEAYMATGGADRSVRLWSVCDARLVRVLCGHRAPVRALAFSPLGTHLASAGDDKKIKVWDLAACTCVHEYRGHHGKVTALDWSAVGKPSLTNRVLPDVTDTNADNSILCSAGMDGVIKAVWDSYKNKQVSQDISTSVYNTKCSYLVDVQVHPDWLVAIGAKR encoded by the exons ATGAAAAGAACCCGAAACGATGCAGTCAAAGCTGCAGTTACTTCCTACTTAGAAAGGAGAAATTATCCA GATATCGATTTCTTTAATAACAGTTCGACAAGTCGTAGCGCTGAAGAAATGGCCGTAGCGACCATAGTACAGTACGAGTCCAGCCGGGCTAATTCGATACTATTTTCTTGTATCAACAATGATCCAGGGAATTATGACGTTCAATATACCAG GCTTGTGAGTTTTATAAAGGAAATTAAAATAGAGAATGTTAAGAATGAACTGCTGGGGTTACTGACCCCGCTGCTATGTCACATGTACCTGGAGATGCTGCGCGGAGGTCATGGTGGTGCAGCACAAATGTTCCTCAAGAGACACTCTGCAACACTGCCACAGAAGGATCTATCCTATCACCAGCCCATTGACGGAAACCTACCGTCAGCATTATATCGACCAAACAGCTTAGAGCAACTATTCAATTCATTACAAAATGGCACAATCGACAATGAGGCACCTGAAAAAGATTATATGAATCAACTACTGGATGATATTGGTTCTGTGTATACTTTACAAGAAGTTGAAGCCAGACCATCTATTGCAGCTTTTAG GTCCTGCAAATATGATATCTATTTATCACAGGATGCATTGAATATGCTAAAAGCATATTTGGCTAAACATAGCCATGTCCTGCTGATTCAGGTGTTGCAGACCTGGTTTCATATTGACATCAATACAGACAACAAGAAAAATTCA GAAGATGATGAAGAACAACCTGAAGATGAAATGTATATGAATGCAAATTGTGAGGAACGTTTAAATGATAAACATG atattttttcaaagtGTAATGGCCATGCAGAATATCAGTCAGTTGATAAAGAGTTAAGAGAACTGCAAGATGCAATCAAAGGAGTCAAAGAATCGATTGCACCACTTAAGTTATATAAAATAGCAGCACCTGACAGtca ttTAGTATGTGCGAAAACGGACCCATGCTGTAATGTGCTATGTGGTGGCTTTGATAATTCAGAAATAAGACTGTGGGACATTGGACAGAGTTACGTGAAGAGAAAAATTAATAGAAACATTTCAGAAATAGAGCTCGCATGCTGCATACCACCTGAACCGGACACTGTTATGGATAATGtttt TCAAATAGGATCAGGTCTAGCCCTGAGAGGACACTCGGGGCCAGTGCAGGCTGTCAGCATTCTGTCGCGAGAGGAGTTGGTGCTGTCAGCTTCACATGACAACACAATGCGCGCTTGGAGACTTGCTGATTATTCATGTGCGTCCATATacag GGGCCACAACTATCCAATATGGTGCATGGATGTATCCAAAAATGGTCTGTTCATAGTGACTGGTTCTCATGATAAAACAGCCAAACTGTGGTCATTGGACAGAACATTTCCCGTGCGAGTGTTTGTTGGGCACACATCTGATGTTATT TGTGTTAAATTCCATCCCAACGAGGCGTACATGGCGACGGGCGGCGCGGACCGTAGCGTACGCCTGTGGAGCGTGTGCGACGCGCGGCTCGTGCGCGTGCTGTGCGGACACCGCGCCCCCGTGCGCGCGCTCGCCTTCTCGCCGCTCGGCACGCATTTAGCTAGTGCTG GGGATGACAAAAAGATAAAAGTTTGGGATTTAGCAGCATGCACTTGTGTACATGAGTACAGAGGGCACCACGGCAAAGTCACTGCCCTCGACTGGTCTGCGGTGGGGAAGCCGAGTTTAACTAACAGGGTGTTGCCAGATGTAACTGACACCAATGCAGACAACTCAATATTATGTTCAGCGGGAATGGATGGCGTCATAAAGGCAGTGTGGGATAGTTACAAGAACAA gcaAGTGAGCCAGGACATTTCAACTTCTGTTTACAATACAAAATGTTCATATTTAGTGGATGTGCAAGTACATCCTGATTGGTTGGTGGCAATAGGCGCTAAACGATAA